In the genome of Salinispirillum sp. LH 10-3-1, one region contains:
- a CDS encoding transporter substrate-binding domain-containing protein, giving the protein MESLSKPWNGLSSILVLCVLLLAVGAQARERIYVGAYDFPPYLVVEDGVPVGGITLTLMDHLNAHQSDYEFVLYFTSAARRFNDLASGRFSLMLFENPAWGWSREQISAQPLPQFFDDREVYIARQESGRNQDYFSDLTQRRMAGILSYHYGFSDFNNNPDYLREEFNMILVSTQSALIELVLEGRAEIAVVSQVFLQQFLHANPDKVQQILVSDQHDQIYQHHVLAASERAALVQQVLVWLAELAAADVLTMGEL; this is encoded by the coding sequence ATGGAATCATTAAGTAAGCCATGGAATGGACTAAGCAGTATCCTTGTGCTGTGTGTTTTGCTGCTCGCGGTAGGCGCACAGGCGCGCGAGCGTATCTATGTTGGCGCTTATGACTTTCCGCCTTATCTGGTTGTCGAAGACGGTGTTCCAGTGGGCGGTATTACCTTAACTCTGATGGATCATCTGAATGCTCATCAGAGCGACTATGAATTTGTCCTCTATTTCACTTCCGCCGCGCGCCGCTTCAACGACCTCGCCTCTGGACGCTTCAGTTTAATGCTGTTTGAAAACCCGGCATGGGGATGGAGTCGAGAGCAGATATCAGCCCAGCCTCTACCTCAATTCTTTGATGATCGGGAAGTCTACATTGCACGTCAGGAGTCAGGCCGTAACCAAGATTATTTTAGTGATCTAACCCAACGCCGCATGGCAGGCATCTTGAGCTATCACTACGGTTTCTCTGATTTCAATAACAACCCTGATTACCTGCGCGAAGAGTTCAATATGATCCTCGTGTCGACGCAAAGCGCCTTGATAGAGTTGGTTTTGGAAGGTCGAGCCGAAATAGCGGTAGTGAGCCAAGTCTTTTTGCAGCAGTTCTTGCATGCTAACCCCGATAAGGTGCAGCAGATTCTGGTATCCGACCAGCATGATCAGATCTATCAGCACCATGTTTTGGCTGCATCTGAGCGAGCTGCCTTGGTGCAACAGGTTTTAGTTTGGTTGGCAGAGTTAGCGGCGGCGGACGTTTTGACTATGGGTGAGCTATGA
- a CDS encoding DNA-deoxyinosine glycosylase: MASVLLKVNSFPPIEPPQARLLILGSMPGVASLNAQQYYAHPRNAFWPIMGGLFGASPELPYSERVAVLQAHGIAVWDVLASCERPGSLDAAITKSSMVPNDFNEFLTRHPSVRHVFFNGGTAEQSFRRHVLPLVHDHTLILQRLPSTSPAHAAMSLAHKLAAWSVIKETLSLLP, translated from the coding sequence GTGGCGTCTGTTCTTTTGAAGGTAAACAGCTTTCCTCCGATTGAGCCGCCGCAGGCACGACTGCTGATTCTCGGCAGTATGCCCGGTGTCGCTTCGCTGAATGCCCAGCAGTATTACGCCCACCCGCGTAATGCGTTCTGGCCTATCATGGGTGGGCTTTTTGGTGCCAGTCCAGAGCTGCCTTACAGCGAGCGTGTAGCCGTTTTGCAAGCGCATGGTATTGCCGTTTGGGACGTATTAGCGTCGTGCGAGCGGCCCGGCAGTCTTGATGCCGCGATCACCAAGAGCAGTATGGTGCCCAATGACTTTAATGAATTTCTCACACGGCACCCAAGCGTACGGCATGTCTTTTTCAATGGCGGGACAGCGGAGCAAAGCTTTCGTCGGCATGTATTGCCGCTGGTGCACGACCACACCTTAATTCTGCAGCGGCTGCCGTCCACCAGTCCAGCCCATGCCGCGATGTCGTTGGCGCACAAGCTGGCGGCGTGGAGCGTGATAAAGGAAACACTCTCGCTATTACCTTGA
- a CDS encoding AzlD domain-containing protein, giving the protein MMLELTPLTAVLVIFLMAGVTYLTRIGGVLILAQLNIGPRTERFIQAMSGSALVAIVAPVAAAGDSGARLALLATLLVMLLTRKALLAIAAGIMTAALWRLFF; this is encoded by the coding sequence ATGATGTTAGAGCTCACACCCCTCACCGCCGTGCTGGTCATCTTTCTGATGGCGGGTGTGACCTACCTCACCCGCATTGGCGGGGTATTGATATTGGCGCAGTTAAACATCGGACCGCGTACAGAACGTTTTATCCAGGCGATGTCAGGTTCAGCGCTGGTGGCCATTGTTGCCCCTGTTGCCGCTGCCGGTGACAGCGGCGCGCGTTTGGCGTTGTTAGCCACCCTGTTGGTCATGTTGTTGACGCGGAAAGCTTTGCTGGCCATTGCCGCTGGTATTATGACGGCAGCCTTGTGGCGTCTGTTCTTTTGA
- a CDS encoding AzlC family ABC transporter permease: MVQTATLTFAGTRQGFLRMLPLATFVVMFGIAFGVAAAQRGLSPLETILMSGVVFAGASQFAALELWQPEIALLTLLVVTFAVNSRHLLMGASLYPWLKNLPARQRYLTLVLLSDANWAMSYTEHQKGIRDVGILLGGGLALWLTWMVGTVIGVLLGSGFEEPERFGLDVIMSCFLLAMIVNGEQKNMLLVPWLVAAVVSVGAYYWLPANLHVIVGALAGGLAGIWLGNQPSSSDKEGT; this comes from the coding sequence ATGGTGCAAACAGCAACCCTGACGTTTGCTGGTACTCGTCAGGGCTTTCTGCGCATGCTGCCGCTGGCGACCTTCGTGGTGATGTTCGGTATTGCTTTTGGTGTCGCGGCGGCACAGCGCGGGCTGAGCCCGTTGGAAACCATCCTAATGAGCGGCGTGGTGTTCGCTGGTGCTTCACAGTTCGCGGCATTGGAATTATGGCAACCGGAAATCGCCCTGCTGACCCTGTTGGTGGTGACCTTTGCGGTGAACAGTCGACATTTACTGATGGGTGCTTCGCTGTACCCTTGGCTAAAAAACCTGCCGGCGCGTCAGCGCTACCTCACCTTGGTGCTGCTCAGTGATGCGAATTGGGCGATGTCGTACACCGAACACCAAAAAGGCATACGCGACGTCGGTATTTTGCTCGGTGGTGGTTTAGCGCTGTGGCTCACCTGGATGGTGGGTACGGTGATCGGCGTTTTGCTGGGCAGTGGGTTTGAGGAGCCGGAACGCTTTGGCCTGGACGTGATCATGAGCTGCTTCTTGCTGGCGATGATTGTGAACGGTGAGCAGAAAAACATGCTGTTGGTGCCTTGGTTGGTCGCGGCCGTGGTGTCGGTGGGGGCCTATTATTGGCTGCCAGCGAATTTGCACGTCATTGTCGGCGCACTGGCCGGTGGTTTGGCCGGTATTTGGTTGGGTAATCAGCCGTCTTCGAGTGACAAGGAGGGCACATGA
- a CDS encoding DUF924 family protein gives MQTAQDVLTFWFQELTPKDWFTKSSELDHRIAERFSSVHRAATRCETVSWRGTPAGRLAEVIVLDQFSRNIFRDHPESFAYDGLALALAQEAVALGVDDQLDSAQARSFLYMPYMHSESPLIHETAMRLFSHPDLADNLDFEQRHKDIIDRFGRYPHRNRILGRTSTPEEIAFLQQPGSSF, from the coding sequence ATGCAAACCGCACAAGACGTACTGACGTTCTGGTTCCAAGAACTGACGCCGAAAGACTGGTTTACCAAAAGTAGCGAGCTGGACCATCGCATTGCCGAACGCTTCAGTTCGGTACATCGTGCTGCGACGCGCTGTGAAACCGTGAGCTGGCGCGGTACACCCGCTGGTCGATTGGCTGAAGTCATTGTGCTGGATCAGTTCTCGCGCAATATCTTCCGTGACCACCCGGAATCCTTTGCTTACGACGGACTGGCCTTGGCGTTGGCGCAAGAAGCCGTAGCCTTGGGTGTCGACGACCAACTCGACTCCGCGCAAGCCCGCTCGTTTCTATACATGCCTTATATGCACAGCGAATCGCCCTTGATCCATGAGACGGCCATGCGCTTGTTCAGCCATCCCGACCTGGCTGACAACTTGGACTTTGAGCAGCGGCATAAAGACATCATTGACCGTTTTGGTCGTTACCCGCACCGCAATCGCATATTGGGCAGAACGTCCACACCGGAAGAAATCGCCTTCCTACAGCAGCCGGGATCATCCTTCTAA
- the dgt gene encoding dGTPase — translation MAEFNHRYSVQRPYNRLSNSTDAQQYWVENCGIQTLENQLESDRGRIINSAAVRRLQQKTQVFALERNAAVRSRLTHSLEVQQTGRFITRTIFNDLRKAELYPELWPLERAMESLVEMSCLMHDIGNPPFGHFGEAAISHWFAAQLPTFAPFQRDNLSAEDAALSASLVRELQNFEGNAQAIRLISSLLKLNLTYVQAAGVFKYTRCATDAKPAADAPLSYLQKKPGYYFSERDFVADMQTAVGMKPGHRHLLAYIMEAADDISYCLADMEDAVDKGLLTYTALAELLITAFAEQRPNDAEEAHFGKKSFKGILHYALERAQRETINKDHEFFLWLRVELIHPLVKHAAKAFIDNIEAVTEGHLNRALLEDDSPCHSVISAFKKVAVQHVFSVPEVETLELQGFRIITGLLEHFRPLLALNRVEFDRLVAGEQRGLLLESRLFKRLPNKHVKAYLAQREDPPMDAEVWELYCRCRLMQDMVSGMTDQFALDEFQTLSVTGSL, via the coding sequence ATGGCCGAGTTCAATCACCGTTACAGCGTTCAACGCCCTTACAATAGGCTCTCCAACAGCACCGATGCGCAGCAATACTGGGTAGAGAACTGCGGCATCCAAACGCTGGAAAACCAGCTTGAAAGCGACCGAGGCCGCATCATCAACTCAGCCGCCGTGCGTCGCTTGCAGCAGAAAACGCAAGTCTTCGCCTTAGAGCGCAACGCCGCGGTACGCAGCCGCCTGACCCATTCATTGGAAGTACAACAAACCGGTCGCTTCATCACGCGGACCATTTTTAACGACTTGCGCAAAGCCGAGCTCTACCCGGAACTGTGGCCCCTAGAGCGCGCCATGGAGTCCCTGGTGGAAATGTCGTGCCTGATGCACGACATCGGCAACCCACCCTTTGGTCACTTTGGCGAAGCCGCCATTTCACACTGGTTCGCTGCGCAATTACCGACGTTCGCCCCGTTTCAACGCGATAATCTGTCTGCGGAGGATGCCGCGTTATCGGCCAGCTTGGTGCGCGAGTTGCAAAACTTCGAGGGCAATGCACAAGCCATTCGCCTGATCAGCAGTCTGCTAAAGCTCAACCTCACCTACGTACAGGCCGCTGGGGTCTTTAAGTACACCCGTTGCGCCACCGACGCCAAACCGGCCGCTGATGCGCCCCTGTCGTACTTACAGAAGAAACCAGGCTACTATTTTTCCGAACGTGATTTCGTAGCCGACATGCAAACCGCCGTCGGAATGAAGCCGGGGCACCGCCACTTGCTGGCTTACATCATGGAAGCGGCGGATGATATTTCCTATTGCCTGGCCGATATGGAAGACGCCGTAGATAAGGGCTTACTGACGTACACGGCGTTGGCCGAACTATTGATTACCGCCTTCGCCGAGCAGCGCCCTAACGATGCCGAAGAAGCGCATTTTGGTAAGAAGTCCTTCAAGGGCATCCTGCATTACGCACTTGAGCGCGCCCAACGAGAAACCATCAATAAAGACCACGAATTTTTTCTGTGGCTCCGTGTGGAGCTGATTCATCCATTGGTTAAACACGCCGCCAAAGCCTTCATTGATAACATCGAAGCCGTGACCGAGGGCCACTTAAACCGTGCTCTATTGGAAGACGACTCGCCGTGTCACAGCGTCATCAGTGCCTTTAAGAAGGTTGCTGTGCAGCATGTGTTCTCCGTGCCCGAAGTGGAAACGCTGGAACTGCAAGGTTTTCGAATCATTACCGGCTTGCTGGAACACTTTCGGCCGCTGCTGGCGCTAAACCGTGTTGAATTCGACCGCCTCGTTGCGGGCGAGCAACGCGGTTTACTGCTGGAGAGTCGGCTGTTTAAACGGCTGCCCAACAAGCACGTGAAAGCCTATTTGGCCCAGCGTGAAGACCCGCCGATGGACGCCGAAGTATGGGAGCTCTATTGCCGCTGTCGGTTGATGCAGGACATGGTGAGCGGCATGACCGACCAGTTCGCACTGGATGAATTTCAGACATTGTCAGTAACGGGTTCCCTGTAG
- a CDS encoding GGDEF domain-containing protein, giving the protein MWCAERQIGLLLVVLWLVLPKAFGNALEPVVLQLPWHHQFQFAGYYAAQSRGYFTDAGLDVEIRNGFHPSGAMVNTVEEVVFERAQFGVGRSELMIHHGRGLPIKVLANILQRSPLVFMTLEEYNLTRLEDIGDRPISLTLPTGRSGEIIAAETLAALNSAGVDYRTLNNRPPTWNMEDLISGVTQLMPGFATDDPYVLAQRGVTPVSISPTEYGVDFYGDMLFTSQYQARNNPETVSAFRAAALKGWRYALQNPQEMAALIISEYGTRGPDYDLAFLLQEAAQMKEFMQPDLIEVGYINPERWTNIAELYLAQGLIDRYSLEDFLYQDAPVQLTLREQLPWILGASLLLLAILGVALWLHLTNLQLVLEVRQRERVESRLRYQAEKDALTGLDNRYQFHQRIEDDFTQARQTGAPLSVMMLDIDHFKQINDTHGHLAGDRVLQEIARLCQEEIRATDLVCRYGGEEFAFVLLHTPIEVAVLIAARIAAESPENPVEYDGKSIACTVSIGLAELTDEDSNAEALLKRADTNLYQAKANGRNQIFY; this is encoded by the coding sequence TTGTGGTGCGCTGAACGACAGATCGGGTTGCTACTGGTCGTACTGTGGCTGGTTTTGCCTAAAGCTTTCGGCAATGCGCTGGAGCCGGTGGTATTGCAGTTACCGTGGCATCATCAGTTTCAGTTTGCGGGCTACTATGCTGCGCAATCACGTGGGTATTTTACCGACGCCGGGCTGGACGTAGAAATCCGCAACGGTTTTCACCCGTCTGGAGCAATGGTCAATACCGTTGAAGAGGTCGTGTTTGAGCGCGCGCAGTTTGGTGTTGGGCGCAGTGAGCTGATGATCCACCACGGGCGCGGGTTGCCCATAAAGGTATTGGCGAACATTCTGCAGCGCTCGCCTTTGGTGTTTATGACGCTTGAAGAGTATAACCTCACCCGCCTGGAAGACATTGGCGACCGTCCCATTTCCTTGACCCTACCCACCGGACGCTCCGGTGAAATCATTGCCGCAGAAACTCTGGCGGCGCTGAACAGTGCTGGCGTAGATTATCGGACGTTAAACAACCGCCCTCCGACGTGGAATATGGAGGATCTGATATCGGGCGTTACTCAACTGATGCCGGGTTTCGCAACCGATGACCCTTATGTACTGGCACAGCGCGGCGTTACCCCCGTGTCGATTTCACCCACCGAATACGGCGTGGATTTTTACGGTGATATGCTGTTCACCAGTCAGTATCAGGCGCGTAACAACCCTGAAACCGTCAGCGCGTTTCGGGCGGCGGCGTTAAAAGGTTGGCGATACGCACTGCAAAACCCGCAAGAAATGGCGGCTTTGATCATCAGCGAATACGGTACGCGTGGGCCGGACTACGACCTCGCCTTCTTGCTCCAAGAAGCGGCGCAGATGAAAGAGTTTATGCAGCCTGATTTGATAGAAGTGGGGTACATCAATCCCGAGCGCTGGACCAACATCGCCGAGCTTTACTTGGCGCAGGGGTTGATTGATCGCTATAGCCTAGAGGACTTCTTGTATCAGGACGCCCCCGTGCAACTGACGTTGCGTGAACAGTTGCCGTGGATATTGGGTGCAAGCCTGTTGCTGTTGGCTATCTTGGGGGTGGCCTTGTGGTTGCATCTCACTAATTTACAGTTGGTGCTGGAGGTGCGACAGCGCGAACGCGTTGAGAGTCGCTTGCGTTATCAGGCAGAGAAAGATGCCCTGACGGGATTGGATAACCGATATCAATTTCACCAACGAATCGAGGACGATTTCACGCAGGCGCGCCAGACGGGTGCGCCGTTGTCGGTGATGATGCTGGACATTGACCACTTCAAGCAGATCAATGATACCCACGGCCACTTGGCGGGTGACCGGGTATTGCAGGAGATTGCCCGGCTGTGTCAGGAAGAGATTCGCGCGACCGACTTGGTGTGCCGCTATGGTGGTGAAGAGTTTGCATTTGTGTTGTTGCACACCCCGATAGAAGTGGCGGTGTTGATTGCGGCGCGCATTGCGGCAGAAAGCCCTGAGAATCCGGTGGAATACGACGGTAAATCCATTGCGTGCACCGTCAGTATTGGCCTAGCGGAATTGACCGATGAAGATAGCAATGCAGAGGCGTTGCTGAAGCGTGCGGATACCAATCTGTATCAGGCTAAGGCCAATGGGCGGAATCAGATCTTTTATTGA